In the Leptospira stimsonii genome, TAATAAAAGGTGTATAAGGCCAATTCAGTCCAAGGCTTTCATTATAAAATGAAGATTGCGTTGCGTCTAACCACATTAGATTTTCTCTCGTATTAGGTGGATTCAAATAACATTCATTTGTTTTCCATGGAGCCTGATGAACAGGAACAGCCCAATTCAATGAGCCGTGCAACTTAAGCAATTTTATTTCCGATTCACAATAATAATTCGAACTCTTGAACTGCGATTCTATATTTCTGGTTATATGAGGGACGGGATCCATGATTGGTCCATAACCAGTTCCAGGGAACCAGTAACCGGAATTGAGTAATAAATTGTCCATTATCAAATCATAATTTGTTGTCACAACTCCCGATTTATTACTTAGGATATATTTTTTTAATTTTCCTAATATCTCTGAATTCTTATGCGTTCCATTTGAAATTGATTGAGATATTTGTCGATTAACGATCGACGATGTAATGAGGCCAATTAGTTGATCAAATACAATGGAATAGATAGCTGTATTTTCTCCCTCCAATGAAAATGGAGAACTATGTAAAAATGTTGCCACTTTTTCAAAATTAACATTGTCCCAAGAATCTCCAAAGTATTCGTTAATATATTGAGTAAGTAAATTTCCATGGAAATTATCCGGAATTTTATTATTATTCTTAGCTTCAATTAATAATGAATTCGATAGCGGAAATAAATTATCAAATGAATGACTAAAACCGGCACCTAAAACGAAAGTAACTATATTCATTATATTTTCATTTCTTTATTTTGGCAAACTAGAAATTTCAAATTAAGTTCGCGGGATTCTTATTTTTCGTACCTGACTTTCATAAATGGAAACCATTGATAATCATACGACTTGCTTGTAGGTTCTTATTTCTTTCAGTTCTTTTTCCCGATCATGTTCAATATTCCGTAAATCGTATTCATTTTGAAGATTCAACCAAAATGAATCAGTCTGTTCAAAGAACCTTCCAAACCTTGCCGAAACTTCCGCAGAAATTCCTCGCTTCCCTGATATAATATCGTAAATGTTTGGAGAAGGGACGCCTGTCTCCTTAGCCAAACGGTAAGCTGAAATTTCCATTTCTTCTAAAATGTCACCCAATATTTCCCCAGGATGGGGGTTTATAATTTTTGCCATTAGTATTACTCCTGATTTTTTAATGATAGTCAAGAATCTCAACATCG is a window encoding:
- a CDS encoding HigA family addiction module antitoxin, with the protein product MAKIINPHPGEILGDILEEMEISAYRLAKETGVPSPNIYDIISGKRGISAEVSARFGRFFEQTDSFWLNLQNEYDLRNIEHDREKELKEIRTYKQVV